The genomic segment AGAATGACTTTTACTCATTtaatttttgacactattcacagtttatttttaatttgtaatttatttttaatttataaattaaaacattgtttaattcatctcaacgcaagaattattaatatcaactttttgtaACTTTTACTTATGCACCATTAGTGATATTAAGATTTCAATATATGTCTTGACAAACTTGCTCAAATAAAATGAAACGAAAGAAGggagtataaaattataaacataTAACAAGGGTAATGTAAAAACTACtttaagtttaaaaaataaaaaatggaagaaacaaatttaaattttagggGTATATATTTGAAAGTATATATTACTAGTTAGGTGTACGTATTTTTagtgaattttaaattatttaaaaacaaaaaatatataaaaaaaaaacatgcgtATGACAATTGACATTAGTAATATTTAAAACAAGTTCGATATTTATCTTatcttataattaaatttaattttaattcgactttaaaaataaatttacaatttaataaaaataaacataaacacaaGACTTGATTTTTAGCGATAGGAATAAAGAGCAAAACTTGACACTAAAAGAAACAAGTCAATAACCATAGAATAGAATTGTTGAAAAGCATAAAGCGAAAATAAAAGTTACCCCTTGGAGAGAAAAGGCATAAAATAAGACGAGCCAAAAACGACCTCTGACCTCTGTACAGAGGACACTGGCACAGGCACAGGCACAGGCACAGGCACACACTACTCAGCCTATATAAACCAAATTGGATGAATGAATTAGAAAGTAAAATTGGATAAATGGATGAAGgtaaagaagaaaaaggaaggaACATAGTTGTGGCAGTGGATGAGGGGGAACAGAGCATGCATGCCTTGTCATGGTGTCTTATTAATATCAAACTCAAACATCCTCAAGATCATATTCTTGTTCTTCATGTTAAGCGACCTACTCTTGTCTACCCTGGCTTTGATAACTCcggtattttctttttattttcttctaaTACTTGTTAGGTATATTTTAGTATCATACTATCCTTATACTTGTCTACCCTCGGGCATGGTATCAAAGATTTGCCGATTTTATGACTATCATTGGTTTTCGTAATAGCATTTTTAATAATTCTCTGTTTATTTATTGTCaataaatcaattcaacaaaattttTAGTCAATAGTTAAGGTCCAtgatatatactctaacaatactTAGAGCTTTGAGGTTGTGGGAGGCGATTGACTGTTCAAGACCATTTCTTTGTTccatatatgaaaaagttaataaaaaagaaatatgttaagtttattaataaaataaatatatttattataaataaggggtaaaataaaagtttttcaCATGTCAAATTTTTTTCAAGATGGCTTTGCTTGTattattatatacttttattgtattgtcaaagaaaataattttaaaaaagcagATTTTTTAAGAATTAACGAATGGTgggatttttaaaagtaaaacatCTAAAATTTAGGATTTTTAGAAGTTAATTTTTCTAGTTTATATAAGTAAAAGGTTAACGTTTCTAGCTAGAACACCTTAATTGACTAAAAGtatgaatatataatatttatataaaatattaaatgttgTACTATAGGAATTAAAAAAAGTTGTCAAAGAAGTAAAACAAACATCTAATAAAAATGATAGTGTAATCATTGTCATCAGTGATTGCAAGatgatttaaataataataataataataataataagtagcTCAGTTTGTTAAGAAGGGAGACAATTACATTCTTCCTTAGTTAAATAGGCCTTGTAGAGGTCGGAAGGCTACATCATGATCATTTGGATTGAGTCGGTCAGTTCTTGGCTGATTTATCGGTTCGTAGTTCTTTATTGACTAAGGCCACAGATCGGCTGATTTGGCTGATTCTAGTGATACCAAAATAATACTTTTTCCGATTCATTACTagtgtcccatttgcttttttgacactatttattttttactcttagtttgtattttattagtaatctttaagttaaaacatagtcaaataaaatcttgtttgattcgtcccaatgtaaggattatttatatcaacttttcataatttttagttatgcataattagagatattaatgattGAATAAGTGCTGCGTAAAGCAAATGACACATTAGTAATAAATTGAGGAGAGTATTAATGATCACAACATTGACAACTATAGTATTTTACTACCTTTTATATTAGATGTTGATAATTTCTCCTATTGAAAATATACAGCTTATTTATCATCCCATGATGCTTTATCATCACTGGATAGGCGGGATAGCGAGATGGGAAGTTGGGTGCTACAAAGGGCTCAAAAACTTTGTACCAAATTTGATGTGAGTGAACCTAGCTAGCTTATTGTAATtactatatttaatattattcacaTTATTTATTGCAATATGTTCTCTTGAAaaaatttctttcattttataaattaatgtagTAAGTAAAATATTAGATTGTCCGTTTAAAACTTGTTTTTGTAATATGCTTTTGAAGGAGATTATTAAATGTAaacatttctttcattttatgaATAATCTTTAGGGATAACTTTTTAACTTTTTGATTAAACTTATGCTCTTCACCAGAAGGATGGTCATGGGCAGGTCTGAAACGGGTCTAATCAGACCCGAACACGAacccatttatttttaatggatATAGATTTACAATGGATATAGATTCGCACCTGGACCCTAAGGGTCTGAAATTTTTAGACCCATACCCAGGCTTACCGAGTATAATAAGTCTAGAGTCCTTATTGCAAGAAGGGTCTCGTCACTTTTTAAGGGTCTCGTCACTTTTTAATTTTGAGACTGCCATTTCCTGTGGTTTAGAGCCCAAATAAtacttttatttcaattaagcAATATGCTATTAAGCATAGTTCAACATTTGGGGAACATTAACAGCaacaaattagggtttttaaacAACTAAGATTAATACAATCGAATCTATCTACTCTCCATCAGATTTCAATACAATTGAATTAGAGTTTTTTGAACAACTAAGATTTTTTGAACATCtaatttgattgaattaattttgGTATGGAtctcaaaaattaaaacaatgGAGATTTCAATTTGTGAACAGCTAGGatctcaaaaattaattttaaacaacTAAGATTTCAATTTTTGAGATCTAGACCAAATTAATACATAttggaaaaattaataaaatcaaattaggGATTTTTGAACATCTGAGCTTACACTAGCCCTCTAACCCACTAAAATCATAAGAAGATAAGGTACTTTTCATCAAGTATGAAAATCTGAACGACGATCCTAAAATTCTGTAGAAGAAAATTATCGAATTGGTAGGATACCCATTTTTCGAAGAATAAGGGCTGAGAAATTAATTCTTTTTCAGTGAGATAATGGAGAATGAAAGACATTAAGAATGACAGACGGAGTGAAGTAAGGGAGAGGTACACAATGGGTTGAATGGAGGGAGAATGACAGAGGTAGTGAAATACTGAAATAGTGATGGGTTagggtttattaaaaaaataaaatacagtttagggttagggtttattaaaaaaataaaatagagtttgaaaaataagatattttataaatttatagtaaagtttagggtccgaatCCGGGTCTATGGGGTGGGTCTAGGGTTCGGGTCTGAGTCCGAGGGTTCTAAACCCGAACCGAAACCCGTCAattattttttggatccagatccgacTCGTATCCGGTGGGTGTCAAAAATatgacccagacccttaaaaaaaggCAAATCCTAGACGGGTCCAACAGAATCCTGAACCCGTGACCATCCCTATTCACCACAGTCCACATATTTTTATAGTACAAAAAATCTATCATTTCTTTGACGATAGaactttcacaaattcttgtgaaagacaCCATATCTAATTAGGCAagtctattatatattttttaaaatattataaagacATTAAGAAGGatataagtaaacatttaagatattaaaagtagacactaagaatacgataaataagcattaaggataatataagtaagtattaaggatagtataagtaaacattaatctttaataggttGGACTTGAGATACGTATCTCAAAGAAACACCAGCTAAGTTTCATGACATTCTAATAAAGATTATTTTAACTGATAATTATCACTCCATCAACCCACGCTCCTTACTTTCACTAATCCATTATAGCATGCAAACCATCTGACATTTTCTCTCTGGTTATATTTATgttgaatatgttaataaagGTGAAAGCAGAAGCAAAGGTTGAAGAAGGAGATCCAGGAGATGTAATATGTGAGATGGTGAAGGTTTTGAAGGCTGACTTGCTTGTCATGGGTAGCCATGGCTATGGTCAACTCACCAGGTACTTTGATCAACAATTCCACTGCTTTTAGAACTTGTTAGACTCACCGTAGACTTGATTATCTTACATGAATGCAGGTCAATCATGAGAAGTGTGAGCAGTCACTGTGTTCAGAATGCGAGTTGTCCTGTTCTAGTCGTTAAGTTGCCAAAATAAAATGTTGCTCCGGCCTATACCAACATGTACTATGTACTGCATTTGTTTATCATATCGTTCTTGTTCAATAATCGTTGCATACATTTTTATTCCCTTATTCAATATTGTAAAATATGGAGTATCATACTACTTGTTTGAGGAAAACAGAGAATGATGATTTAGTATACGGTTGTGCAATAtatctttattatttatatcTAATTAAAGTATGAAACTACATAGATTTGGATCTCTCTATTTCAAAAGCAAGAGGATGATATTTCCAGCAGTAAAACTCCACAACTGAATAGTAATCAGCCTAGATTTAGTATCCAGTTTACAACG from the Amaranthus tricolor cultivar Red isolate AtriRed21 chromosome 12, ASM2621246v1, whole genome shotgun sequence genome contains:
- the LOC130828954 gene encoding universal stress protein A-like protein; translated protein: MDEGKEEKGRNIVVAVDEGEQSMHALSWCLINIKLKHPQDHILVLHVKRPTLVYPGFDNSAYLSSHDALSSLDRRDSEMGSWVLQRAQKLCTKFDVKAEAKVEEGDPGDVICEMVKVLKADLLVMGSHGYGQLTRSIMRSVSSHCVQNASCPVLVVKLPK